The Hahella sp. HNIBRBA332 genome window below encodes:
- a CDS encoding DUF4123 domain-containing protein: MTAKPYLQQLRWRSPQFCYYYAILDCAIDSRLYPAIKRSGCQHSSLFWPHASETLLSASPHVVTLTSRFASWVFEQGWGKGWGIYLASDKSLQEVVRHFRRVSKVRGPNHENWYFRYYDPRILREFLPTCDEGQLEKLMGEIGEFWMEDEDANFWLKFERDRNDLITSRAPVSEDEELTRSRPTLINAQRRHVEYFSSSTFKIRRDQIERLRSSVYKSFIRTLENDFREAYPQRLQHYSELELRTRISDALIQFKRLGLQARRDAYYYIKTCVFLGWDFMDKPDNQWIKRDFLEKRTLGSISDRFKAFYDHWRNANMQIEDMVS; the protein is encoded by the coding sequence ATGACGGCTAAACCCTATTTGCAGCAACTCAGATGGCGCAGTCCGCAATTCTGCTACTACTATGCGATTCTTGATTGCGCGATCGATAGTCGGCTTTATCCAGCCATTAAACGCAGTGGCTGCCAGCATTCCAGCCTGTTCTGGCCACACGCCAGTGAAACATTGTTATCCGCCTCGCCTCATGTTGTAACTTTAACCAGCCGTTTTGCTTCATGGGTATTTGAGCAAGGATGGGGAAAAGGGTGGGGCATATATCTCGCTTCCGATAAATCTTTACAAGAAGTTGTCCGTCACTTTCGACGAGTTTCAAAAGTACGTGGACCCAATCATGAGAACTGGTACTTTCGCTATTATGACCCTCGCATCTTGCGTGAGTTTCTCCCAACTTGCGACGAGGGGCAGCTCGAAAAGCTGATGGGCGAGATTGGCGAGTTTTGGATGGAGGACGAAGATGCGAATTTCTGGCTTAAGTTTGAACGGGATCGAAATGATCTTATAACAAGTCGAGCACCTGTCTCCGAGGATGAAGAACTTACACGCTCCCGGCCCACGCTGATCAATGCGCAACGGCGGCATGTGGAATATTTCTCTAGTTCCACATTTAAAATCAGGCGGGATCAGATAGAGAGGCTACGTAGCTCTGTCTACAAGTCTTTTATTCGCACTTTGGAAAACGACTTTCGCGAAGCCTACCCACAAAGATTACAGCACTACTCAGAACTCGAATTGCGCACCCGCATAAGCGACGCCCTTATTCAGTTTAAGCGTTTAGGTCTGCAAGCGCGTCGCGACGCCTATTACTACATAAAAACGTGCGTTTTTTTGGGATGGGATTTCATGGATAAACCAGACAACCAGTGGATCAAACGGGACTTTCTGGAGAAACGAACATTAGGCTCGATCAGCGACAGATTTAAAGCATTTTACGACCACTGGCGCAACGCCAATATGCAAATAGAGGATATGGTTTCATGA
- a CDS encoding MBL fold metallo-hydrolase: MYSIIFLFLAATLMIGEVEAAEVVKFKQDAYAISEAGITSLVLLSKDGVLITDPASPERAKALQAEIAKLTDRPVTHIVLSHEHLDHVGGTETFPGAEVICHISCKAVFDLDVRGMAPKKVHAVFDDRHSFQFGGRKVTLIHVGPADGFASTIIHLPEDGIVYSADLYADRYIIPGVWMDNDNYLGVLKALRMMQDLKPQIAVNAHSTSTSVQALEENVTFVEDLYQLVSTQITNTIATKGPGAVMDNIPRWSQELKLDQYNDWSNYVTEFPAHVRRMALSIYHGG, encoded by the coding sequence ATGTACAGTATTATTTTTTTGTTTTTGGCGGCGACGCTGATGATCGGTGAGGTCGAGGCGGCGGAAGTCGTTAAGTTTAAGCAGGACGCGTACGCAATTTCTGAAGCTGGTATAACCAGTCTGGTGTTGCTCTCCAAAGACGGGGTGTTGATTACAGACCCTGCATCCCCGGAAAGAGCGAAGGCGCTGCAAGCCGAAATCGCCAAGCTCACCGACCGTCCGGTGACCCACATCGTCCTGTCCCATGAGCATTTGGACCATGTTGGCGGTACAGAGACGTTTCCCGGTGCGGAAGTGATCTGTCACATCTCTTGTAAAGCCGTGTTTGATCTGGACGTCAGAGGCATGGCGCCAAAGAAGGTACATGCAGTGTTTGACGACCGGCACAGTTTTCAGTTTGGCGGACGCAAAGTGACGCTCATTCACGTCGGGCCGGCGGACGGCTTCGCCTCCACCATCATTCACTTGCCCGAAGACGGCATCGTCTACAGCGCAGACCTATACGCGGACAGGTACATTATCCCCGGCGTGTGGATGGACAACGACAACTATCTGGGCGTACTGAAAGCCCTCAGAATGATGCAGGACCTGAAACCGCAGATTGCGGTAAACGCACATTCAACCTCTACTTCCGTGCAGGCACTGGAGGAAAACGTAACCTTCGTGGAAGATCTCTATCAACTGGTCTCAACTCAGATTACCAACACCATAGCGACAAAAGGCCCCGGAGCGGTCATGGATAACATCCCCCGCTGGTCGCAAGAACTGAAACTGGACCAATACAACGACTGGAGCAACTACGTAACGGAATTTCCCGCTCATGTAAGGCGTATGGCGCTGTCTATTTATCATGGCGGGTGA
- a CDS encoding peptidylprolyl isomerase produces the protein MARASARHILVNSEDQCNDLKKQIEDGADFAALAKEHSQCPSGRNGGELGEFGPGQMVKEFDQVVFSAEVGTVQGPVKTQFGYHLLEVTKRTD, from the coding sequence ATGGCACGGGCTAGCGCGCGTCACATCCTGGTAAACAGCGAAGATCAGTGCAACGATCTGAAAAAGCAGATCGAAGACGGAGCGGATTTCGCCGCTCTGGCCAAAGAACACTCTCAGTGCCCCTCCGGCCGCAATGGCGGTGAGCTGGGCGAGTTCGGCCCAGGTCAAATGGTTAAAGAATTCGATCAAGTGGTTTTCAGTGCGGAAGTCGGCACTGTTCAGGGTCCAGTCAAGACTCAGTTCGGCTACCACCTGTTGGAAGTCACTAAGCGCACTGACTAA
- a CDS encoding ABC transporter transmembrane domain-containing protein has product MQQDVSTARIGALKATLEFILPYKRQIVFALCALFFTAGITLSIGQGIRLLIDQGLATQSEQMLSRYVLIFLGLIVALALGTFTRYYWVTWLGERVVADIRRKVFDHLIELHPGFFESNRGLEIQSRLTADTTLLQSVIGSSVSVALRNIIMMIGGIIWLFITNAKLTAIVMISVPLVVSPILIFGRRVRGLSRRSQDKVADVGSYIGEVLGQIKTVHAYNHQQLDKQRFSEHVEDAFSVAKERIVQRAILVTVVIVLVLGAVGAMLWVGGLDVIQGRISGGELAAFVFYSVLVGAAVGSVSEVIGELQRAAGAAERIVELLQSKNEIAAPQFGVKSLPEQIPGNLSIRNVSFSYPARPDANAIDHLNLDVAPGETLALVGPSGAGKSTLFDLLLRFFDCKAGEIRLEGVDIRQLEPTDLRRCFALVSQTPALFFGSIEDNLRYGKPDATQEEIEAAAKAANAHEFIAALPQGYKTRLGDAGLGLSGGQKQRIAIARAILTDAPILLLDEATSALDAQSEYLVQQALERLMQGRTTLVIAHRLATVKNADRIAVLNHGRLEALGSHSELIRDSELYARLADLQFNTEWEEPVVD; this is encoded by the coding sequence ATGCAGCAAGACGTTTCTACAGCCCGCATCGGGGCGCTCAAAGCCACGCTTGAGTTTATTCTTCCTTACAAACGACAAATTGTATTCGCGCTCTGCGCATTGTTTTTCACCGCCGGCATTACCCTGTCCATTGGTCAAGGCATACGACTGCTTATCGATCAGGGTCTGGCGACGCAGTCCGAGCAGATGCTGTCCCGCTATGTGCTCATCTTTCTAGGCCTGATCGTCGCGCTGGCGCTCGGCACCTTCACCCGCTACTACTGGGTGACCTGGTTGGGCGAGAGAGTGGTGGCGGATATCCGCCGCAAGGTGTTCGATCACCTGATCGAGCTGCATCCCGGCTTTTTTGAAAGCAATCGCGGGCTGGAGATTCAATCCCGCCTCACTGCCGACACCACCCTGCTGCAATCGGTCATTGGCTCCTCCGTCTCCGTGGCGCTACGCAATATCATCATGATGATCGGCGGGATCATCTGGCTGTTCATCACCAACGCCAAACTCACCGCCATCGTCATGATTTCCGTGCCCTTAGTGGTGTCCCCCATTCTGATATTCGGACGGCGCGTGCGAGGTCTGTCCCGACGCAGTCAGGATAAAGTGGCGGATGTCGGCTCCTACATCGGCGAAGTGCTTGGGCAAATCAAAACCGTCCACGCCTACAATCATCAACAGTTGGATAAACAACGCTTTTCAGAGCATGTTGAAGACGCCTTCAGCGTCGCCAAGGAGCGTATCGTGCAACGGGCCATTCTGGTGACGGTCGTCATCGTTCTGGTATTGGGCGCAGTGGGTGCTATGTTATGGGTCGGCGGCCTGGATGTGATCCAAGGACGCATCAGCGGCGGCGAGCTGGCGGCGTTCGTATTCTACAGCGTACTGGTAGGCGCGGCGGTAGGCTCCGTCAGTGAGGTAATAGGCGAACTGCAACGGGCGGCCGGCGCGGCGGAGCGTATTGTGGAACTGCTGCAGTCAAAGAATGAAATCGCCGCGCCGCAATTCGGCGTGAAGAGCCTTCCTGAGCAGATCCCCGGCAATCTGTCGATTCGCAATGTCAGTTTCTCCTATCCGGCGCGACCGGACGCCAACGCCATCGATCACCTGAACCTGGACGTTGCGCCTGGGGAAACCTTGGCGCTGGTCGGCCCATCCGGCGCAGGCAAGTCCACCCTGTTTGACCTGCTGCTGCGCTTTTTTGATTGCAAGGCCGGAGAAATTCGTCTGGAAGGCGTGGATATTCGACAGCTTGAGCCTACGGATTTACGTCGCTGCTTCGCGTTAGTGTCGCAAACGCCAGCTCTGTTTTTCGGCTCCATTGAAGACAATTTACGCTATGGCAAACCAGACGCCACACAGGAGGAAATCGAAGCCGCCGCCAAAGCCGCCAACGCGCATGAATTTATCGCCGCGCTCCCACAGGGTTACAAAACCCGGTTGGGGGACGCCGGGCTTGGCTTGTCCGGCGGTCAAAAGCAACGCATCGCCATCGCCCGCGCCATACTCACCGACGCCCCCATTCTTCTGCTGGACGAAGCTACCAGCGCGTTGGACGCACAAAGCGAATATCTGGTGCAGCAGGCTCTGGAGCGCCTGATGCAAGGGCGCACCACCCTGGTGATCGCTCATCGTCTGGCGACGGTGAAAAACGCCGACCGCATCGCCGTGTTGAATCATGGTCGCCTGGAGGCTTTGGGCTCCCATAGTGAACTGATCCGCGACAGCGAACTCTACGCGCGTCTGGCGGATCTGCAATTCAATACGGAATGGGAAGAGCCGGTCGTCGATTAA
- a CDS encoding YbaN family protein encodes MRKQSLHILLVVVGWTSVVLGVIGIVLPLLPTTPFILLAAACFARSSPKFHHWLVSHRHLGPIVKNFESGRGVTRKVRVRALICLWVGLAISMVVVGKLWSLIMLSGIGACTTLYLCRLPTCEEDAGEPESQVN; translated from the coding sequence ATGCGTAAACAATCTCTTCACATACTGCTGGTCGTCGTTGGCTGGACTTCCGTTGTGCTTGGCGTCATCGGCATTGTGTTGCCGTTATTGCCCACCACGCCCTTTATTCTGCTCGCCGCCGCCTGCTTCGCGCGTTCTTCGCCGAAATTCCATCACTGGCTGGTGTCTCATCGCCATTTGGGGCCAATCGTGAAGAACTTTGAGTCAGGACGCGGCGTCACCCGCAAGGTGAGAGTACGGGCGTTGATCTGTCTGTGGGTGGGACTCGCCATTTCCATGGTGGTTGTCGGCAAACTGTGGAGCCTGATCATGCTCAGCGGTATCGGCGCCTGCACCACCTTATACCTGTGTCGTCTGCCGACTTGTGAAGAGGACGCAGGCGAGCCCGAATCCCAGGTCAACTGA
- a CDS encoding O-acetylhomoserine aminocarboxypropyltransferase/cysteine synthase family protein → MKQETIAIHGGFAGDPTTHAVAAPIYQTTSYYFDNTQHGADLFDLKVEGNIYSRIMNPTNAILEQRMAQLEGGIGALAMASGMAAITATIQTLTRAGDNIISVNQLYGGTYNLFAHTLPQSGVTARMFNSDDPASMEALIDANTKAVFCESIGNPAGNVADLEALAAIAHKHGIPVIVDNTVATPVLCRPFDFGADIVVHSLTKYIGGHGTTIGGVIIDSGRFPWKDNPRFPQLNEPDPSYHGVVYTEALGDAAFIGRARVAPLRNMGAALSPFNTFLILQGVETLSLRMERHVENAMAVCQFLASHPSVSWVKYPGLESSPYYELAQKYMGGKPSSVLSFGIKGGKEAGGRFIDALQMVKRLVNIGDAKTLACHPATTTHRQLDEKEQAAAGVSPDMVRLSIGIEHKDDIIKDLEQALAQATL, encoded by the coding sequence ATGAAACAAGAGACCATCGCCATTCACGGCGGCTTTGCCGGCGACCCTACCACGCATGCCGTCGCGGCGCCGATCTATCAGACCACCTCCTACTATTTCGACAACACTCAGCATGGCGCTGATTTGTTCGACCTGAAAGTGGAAGGAAACATATACAGCCGCATCATGAACCCGACCAACGCCATATTGGAGCAACGTATGGCGCAACTGGAAGGCGGCATTGGCGCCTTGGCGATGGCCTCAGGCATGGCGGCGATCACCGCCACAATTCAAACGCTGACCCGCGCTGGCGACAATATTATCAGCGTCAATCAGCTCTATGGCGGCACTTACAACCTGTTCGCTCACACGCTGCCGCAATCCGGCGTCACTGCGCGCATGTTTAACAGCGACGACCCTGCCTCCATGGAAGCGTTGATCGATGCAAACACCAAAGCGGTTTTTTGCGAATCCATCGGCAATCCCGCCGGAAACGTGGCGGATCTTGAAGCACTCGCCGCAATCGCCCACAAACACGGCATACCGGTGATTGTCGATAACACTGTCGCCACTCCCGTGTTGTGCCGTCCATTCGATTTCGGCGCCGATATCGTGGTGCACTCATTAACCAAATATATCGGCGGCCATGGCACCACCATTGGCGGCGTGATCATTGATTCAGGCCGTTTCCCCTGGAAAGACAATCCCCGCTTTCCCCAGCTCAACGAGCCTGATCCGTCCTACCACGGCGTGGTGTATACCGAAGCCCTGGGCGACGCCGCCTTTATCGGTCGCGCGCGGGTGGCGCCGTTGCGCAATATGGGCGCAGCCCTGTCGCCATTCAACACGTTCCTGATTCTGCAAGGCGTCGAAACCCTGTCGTTGCGGATGGAGAGACACGTGGAAAACGCCATGGCGGTATGCCAGTTTCTGGCTTCCCACCCCAGCGTCAGCTGGGTGAAATACCCCGGCCTGGAGAGCAGCCCGTATTACGAGCTGGCGCAGAAGTACATGGGTGGTAAACCTTCCTCCGTACTGAGTTTCGGCATCAAAGGCGGCAAAGAAGCAGGCGGCCGTTTTATCGACGCCTTGCAGATGGTCAAGCGACTGGTGAATATCGGCGACGCCAAGACCCTCGCCTGCCACCCCGCCACCACCACGCACCGGCAGTTGGATGAAAAAGAGCAAGCCGCCGCCGGCGTTTCTCCAGATATGGTGCGCCTGTCCATCGGCATCGAGCACAAGGACGACATCATCAAGGACCTGGAGCAGGCATTGGCGCAGGCGACGTTGTAA
- a CDS encoding nitric oxide reductase activation protein NorD — protein sequence MFEVEEWVGGLWHRAVTRYADDRFQEAAVTLTQMRKEVGVLYRALGGERAVRIEAAAERPVTLPRSFWRRVAGSHRRLALAYLDEEVLALPEEVALFPKAELNREIYRMLAAVAAQSLPGVSGWAQNACLRYAALRAAYPAVRARYDAMVSAYIPLRGTLESLPPTLQDKEVRLRAAMLSPETALIQDTDIDGVQPPPFWLYPSLRTSEMSVRRDAASGAQMRRPPAAPEEKVEKKARGEYVQDHDGDKGLLVFRLENLFSWSEYLKLDRTADDSPDEDAARVAEDLDHLSLSTQEFGGGQRIKLNLDLPSASEDDTPLGPGLHLPEWDYRSRRLLPDHCLLQPMLDHRAPPCAPPSRLRRVVREVRARFEMMRPMRVWRRNQADGEEIEMERWNEFCADRIAGGAVEQPMFKSFNGRLRDLDCLLLADLSMSTDAYVDNDRRVIDVISDALMLFSEALDAVGDRFALYGFSSCKRQHVRFHVIKNFAEPYTDAVRGRIVALRPGFYTRIGAALRQSTKILRDQKASRRLLLILTDGKPNDLDLYEGRYGLEDTRQAVMEARREGLIPFCITVDKEAEEYLPYLFGDKGYALINNIERLPRELPLLYATLMEGK from the coding sequence ATGTTCGAAGTGGAAGAGTGGGTGGGAGGCCTTTGGCATCGGGCGGTAACCCGTTATGCGGACGACCGCTTTCAGGAGGCGGCGGTGACCTTGACCCAGATGCGTAAGGAGGTCGGCGTTCTGTACCGCGCCCTCGGCGGCGAGCGCGCGGTGCGCATCGAGGCCGCCGCCGAGCGCCCCGTGACATTGCCGCGCTCATTCTGGCGTCGCGTGGCGGGCAGTCATCGACGTCTGGCGCTGGCTTATCTCGATGAAGAAGTGCTGGCGCTGCCGGAGGAGGTCGCCCTGTTTCCCAAGGCTGAGCTGAATCGGGAAATCTACAGGATGTTGGCGGCGGTGGCGGCGCAGTCGCTTCCGGGCGTTTCCGGGTGGGCGCAAAACGCCTGCCTTCGATACGCCGCTCTGCGCGCTGCTTATCCGGCGGTGCGCGCGCGGTATGACGCCATGGTGTCAGCCTACATTCCCTTACGCGGGACACTTGAGAGCCTGCCGCCGACGCTGCAGGACAAGGAGGTTCGTTTGCGCGCTGCAATGCTATCTCCCGAAACCGCCTTGATCCAGGATACGGATATAGATGGCGTGCAGCCGCCCCCGTTCTGGTTGTATCCCTCCTTGCGGACTTCTGAGATGTCGGTGCGGCGAGATGCGGCGTCGGGCGCGCAGATGCGGCGGCCACCGGCTGCGCCAGAAGAGAAAGTAGAGAAAAAGGCGCGGGGAGAATATGTGCAGGATCACGACGGCGATAAAGGATTATTGGTGTTTCGTCTGGAGAATCTGTTCAGCTGGTCTGAATACCTGAAGCTGGATCGCACCGCGGACGATAGCCCCGACGAGGATGCGGCGCGCGTTGCTGAAGATTTGGACCATCTCAGTTTGTCCACCCAGGAGTTCGGCGGTGGTCAGCGCATCAAGCTGAATCTGGATCTACCTTCCGCCAGCGAAGACGACACGCCATTGGGGCCAGGTTTGCATCTGCCTGAATGGGACTACCGCAGCCGACGACTGCTTCCAGATCATTGTCTGCTACAGCCGATGTTGGATCATCGCGCGCCGCCCTGCGCGCCGCCGTCGCGCCTGCGCAGAGTGGTGCGAGAGGTGCGCGCTCGCTTCGAGATGATGCGCCCCATGCGCGTTTGGCGTCGCAATCAGGCGGATGGCGAAGAGATCGAAATGGAGCGCTGGAACGAGTTCTGCGCTGACAGAATCGCCGGCGGCGCCGTCGAACAGCCCATGTTCAAGAGTTTTAACGGACGATTGCGGGATCTGGACTGTCTGTTGCTGGCGGATCTGTCCATGTCCACGGACGCTTATGTGGATAACGATAGGCGTGTGATTGACGTCATCAGCGATGCGTTGATGCTGTTTTCCGAAGCCCTGGACGCCGTTGGCGATCGCTTTGCTCTGTACGGCTTTTCTTCCTGCAAACGCCAGCATGTTCGCTTTCACGTCATTAAAAACTTTGCAGAGCCCTACACGGATGCGGTGCGGGGGCGGATAGTCGCCCTGCGGCCAGGGTTTTATACCCGCATTGGCGCCGCACTGCGTCAGTCCACGAAGATCCTGCGAGATCAGAAAGCGTCGCGAAGGTTGTTGCTGATTCTCACTGATGGCAAACCCAACGACCTTGACCTTTATGAAGGCCGCTATGGGCTGGAGGACACCCGTCAGGCGGTGATGGAAGCGAGAAGAGAAGGGCTGATTCCATTCTGTATTACGGTGGATAAAGAGGCGGAGGAATACCTGCCGTACCTGTTTGGCGACAAAGGCTATGCGCTGATCAACAATATTGAGCGTCTGCCGCGGGAGCTGCCGCTACTGTACGCAACGTTGATGGAAGGGAAGTGA